A region of the Leptospira inadai serovar Lyme str. 10 genome:
TCAGGTGAATACTAAAACTGTACTCCAAATGCAATCCTATAGTATCCCGTGATCTCGAAGATTTTTTTCTGCCAGCTCGGTAATTTCCAAAACTGTCTTAAGATCGATACCTTTTGCAAGCATCTTGCGAGCATCTTCCAGTTTACCCTCCAGTTTGCCCCTACCATAATTGCCAGCAACATCATACGCGTAATCTCGATCCGCCTTGATCTTTTCCTCGATCTGGCGTTTCTTTTCCGGTTCCGATGAATATGTCTCAAGCAATTCAAACACTAGGTTTAAATCGGGAGTCTTATCTACTACTATACCCATCTCTTCCTCCGTCAATTCTGACGTATGCTTGAACACATACATCCAACGATACAAATCGTCGCCTTCGCGTAACAGCCTTAGCTTCTCCTCTTCCGGTAATTTTGGCAACTCCAAAAAGTGGATTTCAAGTTCGTCCGTTAGGGTTATTTCAGGATTCTCTTCTTCCCTAAGTTTAAACTTACTATGGTAATTCTCTCCGGGTATCAACCTGAAGTCCAATATGTTGATTTGATACACCGGCTTCAAATCTCCGTAACCGTCTCCCGATTTCAACTGGTCCCGAATCAACCCGGAAAGATAATATAAGCTTCGCTTAATGAATGTACTCTGATGGGCTACTTGAACTTCCACGTGAAAGATTCTTCCCGATTCGTCCCTCGCCCTAAGGTCCAAATACGACCTCTTATCCCCGGGATAATCCGTCGGAAGTTCAGGATTTAAAATCGTTATTTCTTCTACCCTATGATCTCCATTCGGATACAAGACGCTTGTTAGTATCGAAGATAAGAGTTTCGGCTCTTCTACAAATAACGACTTAAAGACCAAATCGTTCGTTAAGGGAAAAAAGGGCATAGGGAATTTTTGTTTAGATGATCAGTGCGGTCAATTTCCTTTTAAAAATCGTCATTTACACAAAATTGCTGACACCCCCTGAGGTGGAGGAAAAATCCACTGTAACACCTCTACCACAGCTGCCTTCCAAACTTCGAGCAGCTACTGTCTTCAGTCCTCTGACCTCTGTCTTCTGAATGTCCTCTGCCTCTCAGAGAGCTGAAATTCTTTGAATGGCCTCGACGACTTCCTCTTTTTTGCCGAATGCGGAAAGTCTGAAATAGCCTTCCCCTGCAGGACCGAATCCGGAACCGGGAGTTCCCACGACCTGCGCCTTATCTAGTAATCGATCGAAGAAATCCCAAGAACTTAAACGATCCGGAGTTTTTAACCAAATATAAGGCGCGTTTATTCCACCAAACACGTCATAGCCGACCTTTTGCAGTCCCTCCCGAATCACTTTGGCATTTGCCATGTAATAAGAGATATTTTCCCGAATTTCTTTTTTCCCCTGAGACGAATAAATCGCTTCGGCGGCTTTTTGAGTCACGTAAGAAACTCCGTTGAACTTAGTGGTATGACGTCGACTCCAAAGAGAAGCGACGGGCACTTCTTGGCCGTCCCTTGTCTTGCCTTTTAGCTCTTTCGGAATTACGATATAAGCGCATCGTAAGCCGGTAAAGCCTGCCGTCTTGGAAAAGGATCGGAATTCGATAGCGACGTCTCTCGCTCCTTCTATTTCATAAATCGAACGGGGAATCCCCGGTTCGGAAATAAAAGCCTCGTACGCCGAATCGTAAAGAATGATACTTTGATTTTTTTTCGCGAAATCCACCCATCCTTTTAGAGATTCCTTCGAGGCGACCGCTCCGGTCGGATTGTTCGGAAAACAGAGATAAATTAAATCGGGACGTTCTTTCGGAAATTCCGGTTGGAATCCGTTCTCTTTCGTTGCGGGCATATAAATCAAATTCGCATAACGCCCGTCAGGTCCCGCTTCCCCCGTGCGGCCGGCCATAACGTTGGTATCCACGTAAACGGGGTAAACGGGATCTCCGATGGCGATTTTTGCGTCTGTAGAAAAGATTTCTTGAATGTTTCCGCAATCGCATTTGGAACCGTCGGATACGAAAATTTCGCTTTCGTCCAAGTTTACACCTAACGGCGCATAATCGTTCTCCGCGATCGCTTTTAAGAGAAACGAATATCCTTGCTCCGGTCCGTAGCCGTGAAACCCTTGCAATGTTCCCATTTCTTGGGAGGATCTTACCAAGGCATCCACGACCGAGGCAGCCAATGGAAGAGTAACGTCTCCGATTCCTAAGCGGATAATTTTTGCCTTAGGATTTTTCTCGGAATATGCCTTGACCCTGCGCCCGATCTCCGGAAATAAATATCCGGCCTTTAGTTTCAAATAGTTCTCGTTGATATTCGCCATATTCTTTATTCGTTTTCCTCGTCATTATCGTCGATCGGCCTTCGTCCGGAAAAGCCTTCGTCGTACCCGTGTTCGAAAAGAAGATCCTCTTCTCCTAGATGCCAGCAATAATATCCTTTTCCGTTATCGAAATCGACCAACCAAAGTCCTTTTACTTCGATCCCTAGTTCGCGAATCTTTTCGGCCCATTCGATTAACAATTCTTCGAGTTGGCCCTCTTTCGCCTCCAACTCGTTTTCTCTTAGTATTTCCTCTTTAAGTTCCCGGTGCAGTTCGTTTACGGAAGAGTAAAATTCCTCCGTGATCGACCTAACATAAGGTAGAATTTTACGGGCTTCTTCGTATGTCCAGATTTTCCGTTCCATTAAGAATAAGGCTTTGCTTACAGGTCTTTGATTCCGATCCGATTCGAAACGATTACGACGAGCAAAGTTCCGATCAGAACTTGACTCCTAAAGAAAGGCAGAGTAGAGTCATTCTGCTTACGACTCCGTATTTTGCCTGACGAAAATAGGCCGCGTTCGGCAGATCGTCAACGTCCGTCGAAAGCTCGTTTACCCTAGGAAGCGGATGCAATACGGTCGTATCCTTCTTAGACGCAAGAATGAGCTCCTTATTCACCTTAAAGGATTCCTTTAATCTCTCGAATTCTTTGTGATCCGGAAATCGTTCTTCTTGAATTCGAGTCACGTAGGCAACGTCGCATTCCCAGACTTTTTTGATGTCCTCACTTTCTTCGAAAGAAATCGGAAAACCGGAAAGCCCCTTCTTATAAGAATCGGGAAGCGCGAGTTCCGGCGGAGAGATCAGATACAAATGAACTTTATAATGCCGTAATAGATTGATAAGGCTATGGATCGTTCGGCCGTATTTTAAATCTCCGATGAACGCGA
Encoded here:
- a CDS encoding DUF2203 domain-containing protein, with amino-acid sequence MERKIWTYEEARKILPYVRSITEEFYSSVNELHRELKEEILRENELEAKEGQLEELLIEWAEKIRELGIEVKGLWLVDFDNGKGYYCWHLGEEDLLFEHGYDEGFSGRRPIDDNDEENE
- a CDS encoding Rpn family recombination-promoting nuclease/putative transposase; its protein translation is MPFFPLTNDLVFKSLFVEEPKLLSSILTSVLYPNGDHRVEEITILNPELPTDYPGDKRSYLDLRARDESGRIFHVEVQVAHQSTFIKRSLYYLSGLIRDQLKSGDGYGDLKPVYQINILDFRLIPGENYHSKFKLREEENPEITLTDELEIHFLELPKLPEEEKLRLLREGDDLYRWMYVFKHTSELTEEEMGIVVDKTPDLNLVFELLETYSSEPEKKRQIEEKIKADRDYAYDVAGNYGRGKLEGKLEDARKMLAKGIDLKTVLEITELAEKNLRDHGIL
- a CDS encoding LL-diaminopimelate aminotransferase, with the translated sequence MANINENYLKLKAGYLFPEIGRRVKAYSEKNPKAKIIRLGIGDVTLPLAASVVDALVRSSQEMGTLQGFHGYGPEQGYSFLLKAIAENDYAPLGVNLDESEIFVSDGSKCDCGNIQEIFSTDAKIAIGDPVYPVYVDTNVMAGRTGEAGPDGRYANLIYMPATKENGFQPEFPKERPDLIYLCFPNNPTGAVASKESLKGWVDFAKKNQSIILYDSAYEAFISEPGIPRSIYEIEGARDVAIEFRSFSKTAGFTGLRCAYIVIPKELKGKTRDGQEVPVASLWSRRHTTKFNGVSYVTQKAAEAIYSSQGKKEIRENISYYMANAKVIREGLQKVGYDVFGGINAPYIWLKTPDRLSSWDFFDRLLDKAQVVGTPGSGFGPAGEGYFRLSAFGKKEEVVEAIQRISAL